One Synechococcus sp. JA-2-3B'a(2-13) genomic window carries:
- a CDS encoding PepSY domain-containing protein, producing MLGILSPASPMLSTGGSRRAAFAQSFALGIPIKEAIRIARSAVPNAVIKEVELEREDRRLVWEVKFTNDIEVKIDATTGNIVDIDD from the coding sequence TTGCTTGGCATTTTGTCCCCCGCTAGCCCGATGCTGTCGACGGGTGGGAGCCGGAGGGCTGCTTTTGCCCAATCTTTTGCTCTGGGTATCCCCATTAAGGAAGCTATTCGGATCGCTCGATCTGCTGTTCCCAATGCTGTGATCAAAGAAGTTGAGTTGGAGCGCGAAGATAGACGCCTAGTTTGGGAAGTGAAATTTACCAACGATATTGAAGTTAAGATCGACGCCACTACCGGCAATATTGTCGATATCGACGACTAG
- a CDS encoding hemolysin family protein, which produces MDDPPLASAATFPNTELSWGDASLSLLWVIGLLVINAFFVAVEFSLVSARRSRIVQLASEGNRQAALVQKAQEQLEYALSTTQLGITLASVLLGWIGATQVSPTLFLALSRLDWFQGVDPALIRGVAVVLVFSLLTYLQIVVGELIPKTLAILYSEPIALKLAWLNRLVSRFLHPFVELLRFSSRCVLRILGVRIPEATSFYSTMTVEELQLLIASSVESGNIEAEERELLSNIFEFGETVASEVMIPRTSIDAVPETATVQEVLAEVAESGHSRYPVYGESLDDIRGLIHVKELIGQLAKGSIDLHSPITPFIREAHFEPENKPIAELLPEMRQHHWPMVVVVDEFGGTAGLITIQDLVEEIVGKLSDGPDPNTKEPDIQELDENTLLIQAQLDIEEINERCGLNLPLHEDYQTLGGFLIYHMQKIPRAGEKFTYQEMEFQVVRMEGPRVDRVKVARRPGTPANSLPLLPPAQTAKTRP; this is translated from the coding sequence ATGGACGACCCCCCTTTAGCCTCGGCGGCTACTTTCCCCAACACTGAGCTTTCGTGGGGAGATGCGTCGCTTAGTCTCCTTTGGGTCATCGGTCTTCTGGTCATCAACGCTTTCTTTGTCGCAGTCGAGTTTTCCTTGGTATCGGCGCGGCGCTCCCGGATAGTGCAGTTGGCCAGCGAAGGGAACCGGCAGGCAGCTCTTGTGCAAAAAGCCCAGGAACAACTGGAATATGCCCTCTCCACCACCCAGTTGGGCATTACTCTGGCCAGTGTATTGCTGGGCTGGATTGGAGCCACCCAAGTTTCGCCCACGCTGTTTTTGGCCTTGAGCCGCTTGGACTGGTTTCAGGGTGTGGATCCGGCCCTTATTCGAGGGGTGGCAGTGGTGTTGGTGTTTTCGCTGCTTACCTACTTGCAGATTGTGGTGGGGGAGCTGATCCCCAAGACTCTGGCCATCCTCTATTCGGAGCCGATTGCGCTCAAACTGGCCTGGCTCAACCGCTTGGTAAGCCGCTTCTTGCATCCTTTTGTCGAGCTGCTCCGCTTCTCCTCCCGCTGTGTGCTGCGCATCTTGGGCGTCCGCATCCCCGAGGCCACTTCCTTTTACAGCACCATGACGGTGGAGGAGCTGCAACTGTTGATCGCTTCCTCGGTGGAGTCGGGCAACATCGAGGCGGAAGAGCGAGAGCTGTTGAGCAACATCTTCGAGTTTGGCGAGACGGTGGCCAGCGAGGTGATGATCCCGCGTACCAGCATCGACGCGGTGCCGGAAACTGCAACGGTGCAAGAGGTGCTGGCCGAGGTGGCCGAATCAGGACACTCCCGTTACCCGGTCTACGGCGAGTCTTTGGATGACATCCGCGGGCTGATCCACGTTAAGGAGTTGATCGGCCAGTTGGCCAAGGGATCCATCGACCTCCACAGCCCCATCACGCCTTTTATCCGCGAGGCCCACTTTGAGCCGGAGAACAAGCCGATTGCCGAACTGTTGCCCGAAATGAGGCAGCACCACTGGCCGATGGTGGTGGTGGTGGATGAGTTTGGCGGCACGGCGGGCCTGATCACCATTCAAGACTTGGTGGAGGAGATTGTCGGCAAGCTCTCCGATGGCCCGGATCCCAACACCAAGGAGCCGGACATTCAAGAACTCGACGAAAATACCCTGCTCATTCAGGCTCAGCTAGATATTGAAGAGATCAACGAGCGCTGTGGCCTCAACCTGCCTCTGCACGAGGATTACCAAACGCTAGGGGGCTTTTTGATCTACCACATGCAGAAGATCCCACGTGCTGGGGAAAAGTTCACCTACCAAGAGATGGAGTTTCAGGTGGTGCGCATGGAGGGGCCACGGGTGGATCGGGTGAAGGTAGCCCGCCGCCCCGGCACTCCGGCAAACTCCCTACCGCTGCTCCCCCCGGCGCAAACGGCAAAAACCCGTCCATAA
- a CDS encoding AMIN domain-containing protein produces the protein MMNRRVAYGCALGLILSLPPLALESRVNEAAAQQLTSANPQRLSRITDIRLVPNGNRMQLEINTEGGARPQVFFTQQGQSWIGDITNAQLSGSQGRYRQESPLPGVRFIEAWQLSNDSVRIEIAGVAAAPQGLLARRSPTQLVFDFEGLPSAPPAPLAAVPPQPSSNPVAPGQPASLNRPQPVAPAPQPAAPAPASQPVAQNPAPPQTTQAAPPAPAVPAAPVISQVPPVGQLNQPQLPPGSLPTESPFQGRAVAPPAGDIAVGTILPDPPTVDLGSNARISLTLKDAPVGDVLSLLVRRAGLNVVLNDVPPDLTISLDVQDSPLQETFNFILRLKQLQAQRRGQTVFVGQNLPGVTGILVRNYRVNQAVATDLASRLEEVLNAVAPGAQFVVDERTNSITVIGNSRQQDIAAAQIAQLDVRRRQVLISLRAVDIRLDKNESLSVNLGGASGNFALGTLGDANFGGRPLNQPAGSSVSSIGPAGPSGSITGIFNTLNRLQQSLALRVQSAIQNGTGKILTDPKVVVADGGSSRISIATSVPVNVETITIPQGENQPPVVTQRLQREDAGVILDVSEVRIDDNGFVTLTIQPEISIPVPSQILGGGDFAGILLFNIDRRQLQASQLRLRDGQTFIIAGLIQDRDIVDVQKVPFLGDLPLLGALFRSQSVNNERNEVVFMLTPYIMDDNVAFGLPPNP, from the coding sequence ATGATGAACCGTCGAGTTGCTTATGGGTGTGCGTTGGGCTTGATCCTGTCCCTGCCCCCATTGGCCTTAGAAAGCCGGGTCAATGAGGCAGCCGCTCAACAGTTGACCTCCGCAAACCCGCAACGCCTCAGCCGCATCACAGATATCCGCCTGGTGCCCAACGGCAACCGCATGCAGTTGGAGATCAACACCGAAGGGGGCGCTCGCCCACAGGTGTTCTTTACCCAGCAGGGACAATCTTGGATCGGGGACATCACCAATGCTCAATTGAGCGGAAGCCAGGGCCGCTATCGCCAAGAGTCTCCCCTGCCAGGGGTGCGCTTCATTGAGGCCTGGCAGTTGAGCAACGACAGCGTGCGGATAGAAATAGCCGGTGTGGCCGCAGCTCCCCAAGGCTTGCTGGCTCGGCGCAGCCCGACGCAGTTGGTCTTCGACTTTGAGGGCCTACCCTCTGCTCCACCGGCCCCCCTAGCGGCGGTTCCCCCTCAACCCTCGTCCAACCCAGTAGCGCCCGGCCAACCGGCGTCACTAAACCGACCTCAGCCCGTGGCTCCTGCTCCTCAGCCCGCAGCTCCTGCCCCTGCCTCCCAACCGGTCGCTCAAAACCCTGCCCCTCCGCAGACAACTCAAGCGGCTCCTCCTGCACCTGCTGTTCCTGCTGCACCCGTGATTTCTCAGGTCCCCCCTGTGGGCCAGCTCAACCAACCTCAATTGCCGCCGGGAAGTTTGCCCACCGAATCTCCTTTTCAGGGGAGAGCTGTGGCTCCTCCTGCTGGCGATATTGCCGTTGGCACAATCCTGCCTGATCCACCTACAGTGGATCTCGGATCCAATGCCAGGATTAGCTTGACCTTGAAAGATGCTCCTGTGGGCGATGTGCTGAGCTTGTTGGTGCGGCGAGCAGGGTTGAATGTGGTGCTCAACGACGTCCCACCCGATCTAACCATCTCTCTGGATGTGCAAGACTCGCCCTTACAGGAGACATTCAACTTTATCTTGCGGCTAAAACAGTTGCAAGCCCAGCGAAGGGGCCAAACCGTATTTGTTGGACAAAACCTGCCAGGGGTGACTGGGATCCTGGTGCGCAATTACCGCGTGAATCAGGCAGTCGCCACCGATTTGGCCAGTCGGCTGGAAGAAGTTTTGAACGCCGTTGCTCCCGGTGCCCAATTCGTTGTGGACGAGCGCACCAACTCCATTACGGTGATCGGCAACTCGCGGCAGCAGGACATCGCGGCTGCTCAGATTGCCCAATTGGATGTGCGTCGGCGACAGGTTTTGATTTCCCTGAGAGCAGTTGATATTCGCTTGGACAAAAACGAAAGCTTATCAGTTAACTTGGGAGGGGCATCTGGCAACTTTGCCCTTGGAACCTTGGGAGACGCCAACTTTGGTGGACGACCGCTCAATCAACCTGCGGGATCCTCGGTAAGCTCTATCGGCCCTGCAGGCCCATCAGGATCCATCACGGGAATATTTAACACTCTCAACCGGCTGCAGCAGTCTTTGGCTCTAAGAGTGCAGTCTGCAATACAAAATGGAACTGGAAAAATTCTAACTGACCCCAAAGTTGTGGTGGCAGATGGCGGATCCAGTCGAATTAGCATTGCAACCAGCGTGCCCGTTAACGTTGAAACCATCACCATACCCCAGGGCGAAAACCAGCCTCCAGTTGTTACTCAGCGTTTGCAGCGAGAGGATGCTGGGGTTATCCTTGACGTCTCAGAAGTTAGAATAGATGACAATGGGTTTGTTACCCTGACCATTCAGCCGGAAATTTCTATTCCTGTACCCAGTCAAATATTGGGAGGCGGAGACTTTGCAGGCATTCTACTTTTCAATATTGACAGGAGGCAGCTACAAGCATCTCAGCTCAGGTTAAGAGATGGGCAAACCTTTATTATTGCTGGCCTCATTCAAGACAGGGACATCGTTGACGTTCAAAAAGTGCCTTTCCTAGGCGACTTGCCTCTTTTGGGTGCTTTGTTCCGCTCTCAGAGTGTGAATAACGAGCGCAATGAGGTGGTCTTCATGCTAACGCCCTACATTATGGATGATAATGTTGCTTTTGGTCTTCCTCCCAATCCGTAA
- a CDS encoding DUF2854 domain-containing protein: protein MFEKLPFPLSTLVLLAGVAATAWGFAHYNDPTLNLIGLFAGIPLLLGGVTMKVVELKPVPALAAPSLEVIQARAQQATEIQKQVRADITKYSYGANAHLEDALEFLGLRGPLEADLPKVRGYREELRDGRYTLVLLFDSPKVPFQQWQESYQKKMQGFFGRDVEVQLGQPQENQVELALVARGGSQAT, encoded by the coding sequence ATGTTTGAAAAACTGCCCTTCCCCCTGAGCACTCTCGTGTTGCTGGCCGGCGTTGCCGCCACGGCTTGGGGCTTTGCCCACTACAACGATCCCACCCTCAATCTCATTGGCCTGTTTGCCGGGATCCCCTTGCTGTTGGGAGGGGTGACCATGAAGGTAGTGGAACTCAAGCCGGTACCTGCCCTGGCCGCCCCTTCTCTCGAGGTGATCCAAGCCCGCGCCCAGCAGGCCACGGAAATTCAAAAGCAAGTCCGCGCCGATATCACCAAATATAGCTACGGGGCTAATGCCCACCTGGAAGATGCCCTGGAGTTTCTGGGTCTGCGCGGCCCTCTGGAAGCAGATCTGCCCAAGGTGAGAGGGTACAGAGAAGAGCTGCGAGATGGCCGGTATACCTTGGTGCTTCTGTTCGATTCCCCCAAGGTTCCCTTCCAACAATGGCAGGAAAGCTACCAGAAAAAAATGCAAGGCTTCTTTGGCCGAGATGTGGAGGTGCAACTGGGGCAGCCCCAAGAAAATCAGGTGGAATTGGCGCTTGTTGCCCGAGGTGGATCCCAGGCCACTTGA
- a CDS encoding aminotransferase class I/II-fold pyridoxal phosphate-dependent enzyme has translation MVLSNLSKTSRCLRSLDRKAQERAPLFEAIRHYCSLDKAPFHTPGHKQGRGIPADLRTFLGENVFRADLTELPEVDNLHDPDGVIREAQELAAAAYGADRSWFLVNGSTCGVETLVMAVCDPGDKILLPRNCHKSAIAGVILSGAVPAYIEPDFDPELGIAHGITPAGLEGALAEHPDAKGVLVVSPTYYGVCCDLESLAAIAHAHGLPLLVDEAHGPHFGFHSELPISALEAGADLVVQSTHKVISGMTQASLLHLQGSRIDPNRVRNVLQLLQSTSPSYVLMMSLDVARRQMALEGEALLGQALALADQARARLNRIPGLRCFGPERIGSTPGFFDFDRTRLTVTVTELGLFGFDAHDWVNDHFHVQPEMSTLHNVVFIVSIGNTQRDIDRLVESFAALSQHFQGSRPSRAAMEKMQRLAQLPRPCLPPQRLSPREAFFAPIQRVPFQEAVGHICAEIISPYPPGIPILVPGEEVTQEAVNYLLLVHEAGGFINGPEDVRLQTLKVVKATA, from the coding sequence GTGGTTCTGTCCAATCTGTCCAAAACCTCTCGTTGCTTGCGCTCGCTGGATCGCAAAGCCCAGGAGCGAGCACCTCTATTTGAGGCCATCCGCCACTATTGCAGCTTGGATAAGGCTCCTTTTCACACGCCAGGCCACAAACAGGGACGTGGGATCCCTGCCGACTTGCGGACCTTTTTGGGAGAGAACGTCTTCCGGGCGGATCTGACCGAGTTGCCAGAGGTGGACAACCTCCACGATCCCGATGGCGTGATCCGAGAGGCCCAGGAGCTGGCGGCAGCAGCTTATGGAGCGGATCGCAGTTGGTTTTTGGTCAACGGTTCCACCTGTGGCGTGGAAACACTGGTGATGGCGGTGTGCGATCCGGGAGACAAGATCCTCTTGCCGCGCAACTGCCACAAATCCGCCATTGCCGGGGTGATCCTCTCTGGGGCGGTGCCGGCCTATATCGAGCCGGATTTTGACCCGGAGCTGGGCATTGCCCACGGGATTACCCCAGCCGGTTTGGAGGGGGCCTTGGCGGAGCATCCCGATGCCAAAGGCGTTTTGGTAGTCAGCCCCACCTACTACGGGGTTTGCTGCGACCTGGAATCTCTGGCAGCCATCGCCCATGCCCACGGCCTGCCGCTATTGGTGGACGAGGCCCACGGGCCCCATTTTGGGTTTCATTCGGAATTGCCCATCTCGGCCCTGGAAGCCGGAGCCGATCTGGTGGTGCAGTCCACCCACAAGGTGATCTCCGGCATGACGCAAGCCTCGCTGCTCCACCTGCAGGGATCCCGTATCGACCCCAACCGGGTGCGCAACGTTCTGCAACTGCTGCAATCGACCAGTCCCAGCTATGTGCTGATGATGTCGCTGGATGTGGCGCGGCGGCAGATGGCACTGGAGGGAGAAGCCCTGCTGGGCCAAGCCTTGGCTTTGGCAGATCAAGCCCGCGCCCGTCTCAACCGCATCCCCGGCTTGCGCTGTTTTGGCCCAGAGCGTATCGGCTCCACCCCTGGTTTTTTCGATTTCGACCGCACCCGTCTCACGGTAACGGTGACAGAGCTGGGGTTGTTCGGCTTCGATGCTCACGACTGGGTTAACGATCACTTCCACGTGCAGCCGGAGATGTCCACCCTGCACAATGTGGTCTTCATTGTCAGCATCGGCAATACCCAGCGAGACATTGACCGCCTGGTGGAAAGTTTCGCCGCCCTGTCGCAACATTTTCAGGGATCCCGCCCATCCAGAGCGGCAATGGAAAAAATGCAGCGGCTGGCACAACTGCCCCGTCCTTGCTTGCCACCACAACGGCTATCACCCCGGGAGGCTTTTTTTGCTCCCATTCAGCGGGTGCCTTTCCAAGAAGCAGTGGGCCATATCTGCGCCGAGATCATCTCCCCCTATCCACCTGGGATCCCGATTTTGGTGCCGGGAGAAGAGGTGACTCAAGAGGCGGTGAACTATCTGCTGTTGGTGCATGAGGCAGGCGGCTTTATCAACGGCCCAGAGGATGTGCGCCTACAAACCCTGAAGGTGGTCAAAGCAACGGCCTAG